A window of the Labeo rohita strain BAU-BD-2019 chromosome 1, IGBB_LRoh.1.0, whole genome shotgun sequence genome harbors these coding sequences:
- the msmo1 gene encoding methylsterol monooxygenase 1: MEVNGTANILSSAYLAVEFVDSFLPANPLQEPLKHAWNHMLQNYSKFQIATWGSLIVHELIYFLFCLPGFIFQFLPFMQKYKIQPDKPETWEKQWKCFKMLLFNHFCIQLPLICGTYYFTEFFSIPYDWDSMPRWPFILAQCFGCAVIEDTWHYFLHRALHHRRIYKYIHKVHHDFTAPFGMQAEYAHPAETIILGAGFFIGIMIFCNHVILLWAWVTFRLLETIDVHSGYDIPLNPLHLIPFYAGARFHDFHHMNFVGNYGSTFTWWDRLFDTDSQFKKHYSQKTVKSD, translated from the exons ATGGAGGTGAACGGCACAGCCAACATTCTGTCTTCGGCGTATCTGGCGGTGGAATTTGTGGATTCGTTTCTTCCAGCAAATCCACTGCAGGAACCTCTGAAGCACGCGTGGAACCACATGCTGCAGAACTATAGTAAATTCCAGATTGCCACCTGGGGCTCACTCATCGTCCATGAACTGATCTATTTCCTGTTTTGTCTGCCTGGATTTATCTTTCAATTCCTTCCTTTCATGCAGAAGTATAAGATCCAACCG GATAAACCAGAAACATGGGAGAAACAGTGGAAGTGCTTTAAGATGCTGCTGTTTAATCACTTTTGTATCCAGCTACCGCTCATCTGCGGGACGTATTACTTTACTGAGTTCTTCAGCATTCCTTATGACTGGGACTCCATGCCTCGCTG GCCCTTTATATTGGCCCAGTGCTTTGGTTGTGCAGTAATTGAGGACACATGGCATTACTTCCTTCACCGAGCCCTACATCATCGCAGAATCTACAAGTACATTCATAAAGTCCATCATGACTTCACT GCTCCGTTTGGTATGCAGGCAGAATATGCCCACCCTGCTGAGACTATTATTCTGGGGGCTGGATTCTTCATTGGCATCATGATCTTCTGCAATCACGTGATTTTGCTCTGGGCCTGGGTCACTTTCCGGCTGCTTGAAACCATTGATGTTCACAG TGGTTACGACATTCCTCTGAACCCCCTGCATTTGATTCCATTCTATGCTGGAGCTCGTTTCCATGACTTCCACCACATGAATTTTGTGGGCAACTATGGATCTACGTTCACCTGGTGGGATAGGCTTTTCGACACTGATTCCcagtttaagaaacattactcACAGAAAACTGTAAAGAGCGACTGA